The following coding sequences are from one Limibacillus halophilus window:
- a CDS encoding TolC family outer membrane protein codes for MKKQFYRVSAAAVALLVGMGATGAQSATLSEAIAQALGFNPRIKAADSNREAVNYELRQSRSFYLPQVDATAGIGVASINDSITRSSGTDDYSTMQPEEYGIILQQRLFDGFETDSLVARDKARFKAASRRVYETSEFLALDVTESYLNVVRAQNLLALAEENARIHEAILDSLRQRGSGGVGNRADIDQTEARLLRARSVVEDTENSLQDARASYTALVGELPPALDAPGCPTGSIPPGEAETLAQLIAQNPTLRALDADVEANDARVDLSESPLYPRLSVEASSTYRDDQDGAETWEWDNRVMLMMRWNLYSGGRDVAGKREAVARLGQSKFERSVALLQAEEETRQSWNALRASQRRTGLLTDAVGSSRATRDAYREQFRVGNRTLLDVLDAENEVFVVSSELVDSQTVECFQQYRILALTGGLLRSVDVAAPATTDETPPSFEDTILVE; via the coding sequence GTGAAAAAGCAATTTTACAGAGTATCTGCCGCAGCCGTAGCGTTGCTCGTGGGTATGGGAGCAACCGGCGCGCAGAGTGCAACGCTGAGTGAGGCGATTGCTCAGGCATTGGGTTTTAATCCACGCATTAAAGCAGCAGACAGCAACCGGGAGGCAGTCAATTACGAGTTGCGTCAATCCCGTTCATTCTATCTGCCACAGGTTGATGCGACCGCGGGCATAGGTGTCGCGTCGATCAACGATTCGATCACCCGGAGTTCCGGAACAGACGACTACAGCACGATGCAGCCGGAGGAATACGGCATTATTCTCCAGCAGCGTTTGTTCGATGGCTTCGAGACCGACAGCCTAGTCGCTCGCGATAAAGCACGGTTCAAGGCGGCCAGCCGCAGGGTCTATGAGACTTCGGAATTTTTGGCGCTGGATGTGACTGAATCCTACCTCAACGTCGTCCGTGCACAGAACTTGTTGGCTTTGGCCGAGGAGAACGCTCGGATTCACGAGGCAATCCTCGATTCCTTGCGCCAGCGGGGCAGTGGCGGCGTAGGCAATCGTGCCGACATCGACCAGACGGAAGCGCGTTTGTTGCGCGCCCGTTCCGTCGTCGAGGATACGGAGAACAGCCTTCAGGATGCTCGCGCCTCCTATACGGCGCTCGTCGGTGAGCTGCCACCTGCGCTTGACGCCCCGGGCTGTCCGACCGGCAGCATACCCCCGGGTGAAGCCGAAACGTTGGCTCAATTAATTGCCCAGAACCCGACATTGAGGGCTTTGGATGCCGACGTGGAGGCCAACGACGCCCGTGTCGACCTTTCTGAGTCTCCGCTTTATCCGCGGTTGTCGGTTGAGGCGAGTTCAACCTACCGCGACGACCAAGACGGTGCGGAGACCTGGGAGTGGGATAATCGCGTCATGCTGATGATGCGCTGGAATCTTTACAGCGGCGGTCGCGACGTTGCTGGTAAACGTGAAGCGGTGGCGCGTCTTGGACAATCGAAGTTCGAACGCAGCGTCGCGTTGCTGCAGGCTGAGGAAGAAACCCGGCAATCGTGGAACGCGCTGCGTGCATCGCAACGCCGCACCGGACTGTTGACTGACGCCGTTGGCTCGTCGCGGGCAACCCGTGATGCCTACCGTGAACAGTTCCGCGTCGGCAATCGAACGCTCCTTGATGTGCTGGATGCGGAAAACGAAGTCTTCGTGGTCAGCAGCGAGTTGGTGGATTCACAAACGGTTGAGTGTTTCCAGCAGTATCGTATCCTCGCGCTGACGGGTGGTTTGCTCAGGTCGGTCGATGTTGCCGCGCCAGCGACGACCGATGAAACGCCACCTTCGTTTGAAGACACTATCTTAGTTGAGTAG
- a CDS encoding ribbon-helix-helix domain-containing protein — protein MNFIDRTDMANSVTVPPKATPPDRGGFPHAAPQRAPVRSLTTRTRTLQFRKKRTSIRLEEVFWEYLEEVARIEKRQLGPLIGRMSRDYVSGNLTAYLRGVCMLDCLARLAFGSMEGSSLKKASKKDEPSSEVLDVFHLTPCPGVLLSAQATILDCNASVLNWLGRERRTLVGADLGSLLRLQMGQSFARFWDGLVTGQTELSVRQALVLLPGKLTATEISFIRLQRRAETPPNYIAWFAPPKAAARVPALGA, from the coding sequence ATGAATTTTATCGATCGGACTGATATGGCTAACTCCGTGACAGTGCCCCCCAAAGCAACTCCCCCGGACAGGGGCGGGTTTCCTCACGCAGCACCGCAGCGTGCCCCGGTCCGCTCCTTAACGACGCGCACGCGGACGTTACAATTCAGGAAAAAGCGAACCTCCATTCGTCTGGAAGAAGTTTTTTGGGAGTACCTCGAAGAGGTGGCAAGGATTGAGAAGCGGCAACTTGGTCCGCTCATTGGCCGTATGAGCAGGGATTATGTGAGCGGCAATCTGACGGCTTACCTCAGAGGCGTTTGCATGCTCGACTGTCTGGCCCGCCTTGCATTCGGCAGTATGGAAGGAAGTTCGCTCAAGAAAGCCAGCAAGAAAGATGAGCCGTCATCCGAGGTTCTTGACGTATTTCACCTGACCCCCTGCCCCGGCGTTCTTCTTTCGGCGCAGGCAACGATTCTAGACTGCAACGCATCTGTTCTGAATTGGCTAGGACGTGAACGAAGGACGTTGGTCGGCGCGGATTTGGGGTCATTGCTACGGCTGCAAATGGGCCAATCCTTCGCCCGCTTCTGGGATGGCTTGGTGACCGGCCAGACGGAACTTTCAGTCCGCCAGGCGCTTGTGCTTCTGCCAGGCAAATTAACCGCAACGGAAATCAGTTTCATCCGCTTGCAGCGTCGGGCGGAAACGCCGCCGAATTACATTGCCTGGTTTGCACCACCAAAAGCTGCCGCGCGTGTCCCAGCGCTCGGCGCCTGA
- a CDS encoding TRAP transporter substrate-binding protein has product MTKVSEKKVKVSEEKAQTPDRRKFLKGAGVAGAAAAASIAFPQVSRAQTVTLRMQGAWGAADIFNEMAQEYVKRVEDMAGGRLKIEYLVSGAVVAAFQVQDAVHNGVLDGGHQVTAYWYGKHKAASLFGTGPVFGASASQILAWIHKGGGKELYRELVQDILGLNLVGFFCMPMPTQPLGWFKKEIKSADDLQGLKYRTVGLATDIMQGMGLQVTQLPGGEIVPALERGVIEAFEYNNPTSDSRFGAQDVSKTYMMGSYHQAAEFFEIIFNKARFESLPEEHQKILEYSAEAANTSNYATAMDNYSNDLQKLINEAGVKVHRTPDSVMAAQLASWDKVLEELNKDAFFKKVVDSQREWSHRVAFYDLINSADYKLAFKHYFPGEINF; this is encoded by the coding sequence ATGACAAAGGTCTCCGAAAAGAAGGTTAAGGTTTCAGAAGAAAAGGCTCAAACGCCAGATCGTCGTAAGTTTCTAAAGGGCGCTGGCGTTGCCGGTGCAGCCGCTGCCGCCAGCATCGCATTTCCGCAGGTTTCACGGGCTCAGACCGTAACGTTGCGCATGCAAGGTGCCTGGGGTGCGGCGGATATTTTCAATGAAATGGCGCAAGAATACGTCAAGCGCGTCGAGGATATGGCCGGTGGTCGCCTCAAGATCGAATACCTTGTATCCGGTGCGGTTGTGGCCGCGTTCCAGGTCCAAGACGCCGTTCATAATGGTGTTCTGGATGGCGGGCACCAAGTTACCGCTTACTGGTACGGCAAGCATAAAGCAGCATCCCTCTTTGGAACCGGTCCTGTGTTCGGCGCCAGCGCCTCGCAAATTCTGGCCTGGATTCACAAGGGCGGCGGTAAAGAGCTATACAGAGAGCTGGTGCAGGATATCCTCGGCTTGAACCTTGTTGGGTTCTTCTGCATGCCGATGCCGACTCAGCCGCTTGGTTGGTTTAAGAAGGAAATCAAGAGCGCAGACGATCTCCAAGGCCTCAAGTATCGTACCGTTGGCTTGGCTACGGACATCATGCAGGGTATGGGCCTGCAGGTGACTCAGTTGCCGGGCGGCGAAATCGTGCCAGCCCTGGAGCGTGGCGTTATCGAAGCCTTTGAGTACAACAACCCGACGTCCGATAGCCGGTTTGGCGCTCAGGACGTTTCGAAGACCTACATGATGGGTTCTTACCACCAAGCTGCAGAATTCTTCGAAATCATCTTCAACAAGGCACGCTTTGAATCTCTGCCGGAAGAGCACCAGAAGATTCTTGAGTATTCGGCTGAAGCAGCCAACACCTCAAACTATGCAACGGCCATGGATAACTACTCGAACGATCTGCAGAAGCTGATCAACGAGGCTGGTGTCAAGGTGCACCGCACGCCGGATTCCGTGATGGCGGCACAGCTAGCGTCTTGGGATAAGGTTCTTGAAGAATTGAACAAGGACGCTTTCTTCAAGAAAGTTGTGGACTCCCAGCGCGAATGGTCACATCGGGTCGCCTTCTACGATCTGATCAACTCAGCAGACTATAAGCTGGCCTTCAAACATTACTTCCCGGGTGAGATTAACTTCTGA